The Pseudofrankia sp. DC12 region CGCGGCCGCCTCCTTGAGCCCGTCGAGATCCTCGAGGTCGCCGCGACGCACCTTCGCGCCATGCGCGGACAGCGCCGCCGCGGCCGTGTCCGACCGGGCCAGGCCGGTGACCTCGTGCCCGGCGGCGATGAGCTCGGGGATGATGTACGAACCGGAATGGCCGGTCCCGCCAGTGACGAAAACGCGCATGCTGCTGCTCCTTGTCAGTGATGTGGCGCGAGAAGTGGTGGTGCGGGTGTGATCAGCTGAGACTGCTGACGCCGAGGGAGAAGTTGAAGTCCCCCACGCCGTGGCGGGCCAGGCTGATCATCAGCAGGCCCGCCCCTTCCAGCCAGTGCGCCATCTCCAGGCCTCCGGCATCCAGGGGTCGCAACCCAAGGCTCTCGATGAACGCCGATACGCTCGCCTTGGCCCACGCGTCGTCGCCGGCGAAGAGCACGTCCAGCGGGCGGCCCGGGGCCAGTACGTGGCCGAAGACGGTGTTGAACGCCTTCACGACGTGCGCGCTCGCCGGGGCGGCCTTGGCGATCTCCTGCGCGGCGGAAGTGCCGTCGGGGCTAACCAGCCCGGTGGCGTCGGCGTTAATGGGGTTGGTGATGTCGATGATGACCTTGCCGACGAGCGCGTTCCCGTACTGGGCGACGACCGGCACGGCGCTGGCGTTCGGCACGGCGAGGATGACGATGTCGCCGGCTGGGGCAGTGCCGAACGTCCCGACCGTGGCGCCGCCACCGAGCGCGGCGGCCAAGTCCTTGGCCTTGGCCGCGTCGCGACCGACGACCTCGACGGCATTGCCGCCCTCGACCGCGCGGGCGCCTATGGCGCGGGCCATGCCCCCCAGGCCGATAATGCTGATGCTGCTCATCGAGTGCCTGCTTTCTGGAGCTGGATAGCTGGACAGAACGCCACGCCCATCCGGTTGTTGTAACGGTGGTGTCGTCGACGCCCTTGAATGACGCAATGAACGGCGCTCAATTCCACGGTGCCACTGGCCTAAGCAGGTGTCCAAGACCTCTTTCAGCCGTTGCGATACCCTGAAGGCATCGCCGGACCGGGAGGCTCCATGGATCTGGACCTGCGCAAGTTGCGCTACTTCGTCGCCGTCGCCGACACGCTGCACTTCGGCCGCGCCGCCGATGAGCTGCACATCGCGCAGCCGGTGCTCAGTCGGCAGATCCGCGCGCTGGAACAGGATCTCGGCACTCCGCTGTTCACGAGGGACAGCCACGGCGTGGTGCTGACCGACGCCGGCAGGCAGTTGCTGACCGACGCTGGCCCGCTGCTGGCCTCCGCGCACGCGGTCCGCCGCCGGGTGACCGTGGCCGCACGCGGCAGCCAGCGCCTGACGGTCGGTTTCCGGGCCGGCATCCCGGTCATCCCGGCGGCGCGGGCGTTCGAGGCCCGGCACCCGGACGTGGTCGTGGACGTGCAGCGGATCGAATGGGACGACCAGGCCCCGATGCTGCTCGACGGCCGCATTGACGTCGGCTATGTGCGGCTGCCCATCGACGAGACCGGCCTGCGCGTCACCCCGCTGTACACCGAGCCGCGGGTGGCGGTGCTGCCCGCCGGCCACCGGTTGGCCGGCAAGGAGGAGATCACTGAGGCCGACCTGGCCGGCGAGCCGCTGGTCTGGCATGCCGACCCGAGCACGCAGCCCACCAGGCGCCCGCACCCTAACGCCGGGTACCTGGTGCGCGGGGTGGACGAGACGCTCGAGCATGTTGCGGCCGGCCGGGGCATCTCGTTCCTGGCCCGTTCGGCGACCGTGTTCTACTCACATCCGGACGTCGTCTATGTGCCCATCCCGGATCTGGCGCCCGACCAGGTGTGCCTCGCGGTGGCAGCATCGCACATCTCGCCTGTGGTCGACGACTTCTTCACCGCGGCTCAGGCGACAGCCGAGATCACGGCGGAATGTGGTAACTATGAAATGTGGCAGCTTGGAAGCGGTGCCGTTTCAAAGAACGCTTGAGCAGCCCGGCTGACAACAGCAGCGCCAACAGAGGGCACGCGGCCACAGCAATGGCGAGGCATTGAGCTCCAAGAACTCGAAGTACACGGCCAGCGCCGCCGCCTGCCCCGTGTCATCCGCGTCGGCGGCGGCGAGGAGAGGTCCGGTGTCCCGGACGATCACTGGGGGTCGCGTCCCAGCTCGTCGCGGAGGATCTCGCTCGAACGCGCGGCAAGATCACCTTTACCGCTGGACAGTGCTCCCACGAAGTCGGGTAGCGGCCACTCGTCGCCACCGTCCTCGGTCGGCGCGCTCTCGCGCACGATCGCGAGGATCGGCGCGACCTGTGACTCAGGCAACTGGTCGATCAGTCTGCGGAGCTCGTCGCGCTCGATGCTCACAGACCACAGGATACGACCAGTGCCATCGACCCTGTTGAGATCCGCTACGCCGCGAAACGTTCCGCCGTCCCTGCGTGAGCAGGTCCTGGTCGGACAGACCGACGGTCCGACCAGGACCGCGACCGATCAGTCGAAGGCCAGCATGGAGAGGGTTTCGGCGGCGCCCGGGTTGGAGACCTTGCGGCCGATGTAGGTGCTCAGCGTCATCGACGGGTTGCCGTGACCGAGGACGTCGGCGATCTGGCGAGGAGAGTGGCCCTCTACGGATTGACTGACCCCCCGCCTTGATGCCACTGCGGGCGGAGGCGCATGCGGAGTGGACAACCGGCCGGCGCGGCGCTTCCCCGAAGGGCGCACCGGGAGCACCTGAGCGCGGGCCGCGGGCTAGACGCTGGCCGACGTCGCTGGCCGACGGGCCTGCGCCAACAGGTGCGCGAGCAGGTCGCGGACCACGACGGAAACTCTGGCCTGGCGCCGGTGGAGCGCGACCATCGTGACCGTCGTCGGCTCGTCCGCGATCGGTCTGGCCGTGATGAGCCCCGCGCGCTCCAAGGGGTCGCCGATGACGCTGTAGTCAGGCAGGACCGTGAGGCCGATCCCTTCGGCGACCATCATCTTGCCCATCTCCGCCCCGTCGGTGGAGTGCCACTCGGCCGGCAGCCGGGATCCGAAGAGCCTGTGCGCGAACCGATACATGATGTAGCCGGCGCGCATCGCGACGAAGCGTTCGCCCCTCAGATCGTCGACGGTCACCTCGTCTGCCTGGGCGAGCGAATGCCCAGCTGGGATCACCGCGATCGGCCTGCCGCTGAGCAGGTGCGTGAACTCCAGCCCCGGCGGGACGTCGTCACCGTCGAGGAGGTTCACAAGACCCAGGTCGAGCACGCCGTCCGCAAGGCTGGTCTCGATCTCGTCCTGCCGCAGGCTCAGGATCTCCACCGTCGATCCCGGATGCTGCGACTGGAAGGCACGGACCGCCGGCAGCAACAGCGACGCGGTGCCCGCATTCACGGTCCCGATCCTGAGCAGGCGGCGGGTGGCGAGCTGGTCACCGGCCGCGGCCCTGAGCCGGTCGACCGACTCCAGCACGTCGACGATCGGCGCCAGGAGCTCCCGCCCGGCGACGCTGATCCGGGAACCCGAACGGCGCCGGTCGAGCAAGGTGACGCCGAGCTCGCGCTCCAGTTTGCTGATCGCCTCACTGAGCGCGGGTTGCGAGACATGCAGCTGCTCGCTCGCGCGCCGCAGCGAGCCGAACCTGGTAACGGCGGCGATGTACTCGAGCTGCTCGATACGCACGTGCTACTCCTGATCGGGGAAGCCGAGGGTGCGATAGCCAACTCCTGCCAGCGGACACCTGCCAACGCGGGGCGACTAAGTCTATCGTCTTGGTTGACAACGCGTCGCGACAGCGCGCGCCGCAGTGCGGAGAGGAGATCGCCATGGGCTTGACCGAGCTGGCCACCCGTCGGCACGTCGATCTTCTCCGTACTGCCAGCTGTCTGTGTCGGTGACCTGACCGGCGATTCCGGGACCTCGCCAAGATCCCCTCTGTTTCCGCTGCGCCATCCGTCCGCCACGTATGGCGCGCGACGAACGGCCAGGGTCACACCGCCCAGCTGACTGCTCGGCCCAGCCCACCTTCTCGGTCGCTCAGCGTCACCCCTGACGCCTGAGGCCTTGCGCCCGGCCGCCCGCCGAAGCCTCATGTCTCCGGCACCCTTCCCGTGGAGAGCTGCATGTCACACGCGCCCCGTCCGCTGCACTTCGCGGCTTTTGTGATGAACACGACCGGCCACATCATCCAGGGCACCTGGCGTAGACCAACCGCCCGGCAGACCGACTTCAACAGCCTCGACCACTGGGTCGATCTGGCCAGGACCCTGGAACGCGGCACGTTCGACGCGATCTTCTTCGCGGACGTGGTCGGCCTCTACGCCCCCTACCGCGGCGACGAGCGCAAGTACGTCGAGGCCGGGCTTCAGGTGCCCAGCAACGATCCCTCCGTCCTGGCCAGCGCGATCGCCTATGCCACCGAGCACCTCGGCATCGCTTTCACCGCGTCGATCCTCCAGGAGCACCCGTTCAACTTCGCCCGCCGGATTTCCACGCTTGATCACGCGAGCAAGGGCCGTATCGCGTGGAACATCGTCACCAACTACCTTCCCAACGCCTCTCGCAACTTCGGGCTCGAGGGACTCACCAAGCACGACGAGCGGTACGCGTGGGCGGACGAGTACGTCGACGTCACCTACAAGCTCTGGGAGGGGTCCTGGGAGGACGACGCGCTCATCCAGGACCGCCAGACCGGCGTCCACGCCGACTTCAACAAGGTTCACAAGATCAACCACAGGGGCCCGCGCTACCAGGTCGAGGGCCCGCACCTGACCAGTCCGTCGCCGCAGCGGACGCCGCTGCTGTTCCAGGCCGGCGCCTCCGAGGCGGGCCGGACGTTCGCGGCGAAGAATGCCGAGGCCGTCTTCATCGCGTCGCCCAGCCTCGACGCCGCGGCCCGTGACACAGCCGATATCCGCGCCCGTGCGGTCACCTACGGACGGCGCGCGGACGACCTCAAGTTCTTCCAGGGGCTGTATGTCGTGCCGGCCGCCACCGAGGAGGAAGCCAGGCGCAAGGCCGCTGAGCTCGACGAATGGATCGACTACGACGCCCAGCTCGCGCACATGTCCGGGGCGGTCGGCATCGACTTCGGTTTCGAGGACCTGGACACCCCGGTCGGCGAGCTGAAGACCGAGGGCGTGCAGAGCATCGTCGGCTGGATCAAGGACCTGGTAACGGACCGGCAGCCGACACTGCGCGATGTCGCCCATTACACGGCGACTAACAGCCGCATCGTCGGAACTCCCGAGCAGATCGCCGGCCAGCTCGCGCTCTGGCAGGCGGCCGGTGTCGACGGCATCAACCTCGTCAACGCCGAGATTCCCGGCACGTACGAGGAGTTCGTCGACCACGTGATCCCCGTCCTGCGGGACCGCGGGCTCGCGCAGCGCGAATACGCGGACGGAACGCTGCGCCACAAGCTGTTCAGCCAGGGGAACCGGCTGCCCGAGCGCCATCCCGCCACTCGCTACCGCGGCGCGTTCGCGCCCCAGCCCGCCTGAGCGCCGGCGATGGCCGAGAAGAAGCGCCTCATTCTCAACCTCTTCGAGATGAACTGCGTCAGCCACATCACACACGGTCTGTGGCGGCTTCCGGACAACAACCGGGAACGGTTCAACGACATCGAGTATTGGACCGAGCTGGCGAAACTGCTGGAGTCCGGCGGCTTCGACGCCGTGTTCCTCGCCGACGTCATCGGCACCTACGACGTCTTCCGGGGCGGCGCGGGCACCTCCGTCCGCGAAGGCCTGCATATCCCGAACAACGATCCATCGCTCGTGGTCCCGGCCATGGCGGCCGTGACCAGGCACCTGGGCTTCGGCATCACGTTCTCGACGACGTACGAGCCGCCTTTCGCGTGGGCTCGCCGGCTGAGCACCCTCGATCACCTCACCAAGGGCCGGGTCGGCTGGAACATCGTGACCTCATACCTCCCGAACGCGGCCCGCAACTTCGGGCTGGACGGGGAGATCGACCACGACACCCGCTTCGAGATCGCCGACGAGTACCTCGACGTGCTCTACAAGCTGTGGGAGGGCTCCTGGGATGACGACGCGATCGTCTCGGACCGGGAGAACGGCACCTTCGCGGATCCGGAGAAGATCCGGCCGATCGATCACGACGGGAAGTACTTCAAGGTCGAGGGCCCGCAGCTGCCCGCCCCAAGCCGGCAGCGGACCCCGGTCCTGTTCACCGCGACCGCGTCGGCGGCGGGCACCGCGTTCGCCGGCAAGCACGCCGAGCTCGTCTTCACCGGCGGTCCGAGCGCGGACTTCGTCCGGACGACCATCGAGAACGTCCGCGCCGCCGCGGTCGCGGCGGGCCGCAAGGCGGACGACGTCCGTTTCGTCGCGATCGGTGCAGTGATCGTCGGACGGACAGACGATGAGGCCCAGGCCAAGCTCGCCGCGTACGAGCGGCTCACCAGCGTCGAGGGGTATCTCGCGCACGCCAGCCTTCCGTTCGACCCGACGGCGTACCCGCCGGAGACCAAGATCAAGGACGTCGCCGACGGCGACGGGGGCATCGGGCGCTGGCGGGCGTTCGACCCGGAGCAGAGCGTCGGGGAGCTGCTCGCCGGTTTCAGCGACATCGGCCGCGGGCCGTTCTTCACCGTCGGCACCCCCGAGAAGGTCGCGGACGCGATCGAGTCGTGGCTCGACGACGTCGGCATCGACGGCATCAACCTGCTCCAGTACCACTCGTACGACACCGCCAGGGACTTCATCGAGCTCGTCGTACCCGTGCTGCGCGCCCGCGGCCGGCTGCGGGCCAGCTACGACGAGGACGAGTCCCTGCGCGACCGGATCTTCGGCGACGGGGACCGGCTTCCCGACCGCCACTTCGGCGCCCGCTATCGCGGTGGCGCGCACCTTCCGATCACCGAGCGGCGCGCCGCGCCGACCGGGCCCACCATCCCAACCGACAACTCCACCGCAAGGAAGAGACAGCGATGAATCGAATCTGGCGAGCACGACGCGCCGCGCTGCCAGCGGCCAGTGCCGCCCTGTTGGGCGCAGTGATCGCGGGCTGCGGCGGCAGCGCGGCCACGTCCGCGGGTGGGTCCCCCGTCAAGGGCGGAACGATCGTCTACGGTCACGAGCAGGAGCCGCCGTGCCTGGCCGGCGGGTGGGTCCAGCAGGCCTACCTCGACCGCAACATCCTCGACTCGATCGTCACCGAGGCCGACGACGGCTCGATCAAGCCCTGGCTGGCGGACAGCTGGACGATCTCCGCGGACCGGCTGACCTACACCTTCACCCTCAAGCCCGGGGTCAAGTTCACCGACGGGACACCGCTGGACGCCCAGGCCATCGCCGACAACTTCGCCTACTGGGAGAAGGGTGGCAACAGCACCGCCCAGGTCTCCATCGACCCGTATTTCAAGTCGGCCACGGCGATCGACGCCACGCACCTCGCGGTGACGCTCAACAAGCCGTACCTGCCGCTCCTCACGATGCTGTCGCAGGCCTACTTCGGTATTCAGTCGCCGACCGCGCTCAAGCGCGGCGACGCCGTGAACTGCGATGACCCGATCGGCTCGGGCGCGTTCAAGGTCAAGGAATGGAAGCACGGCCAGGAGGTCATCCTCGTCAAGAACCCGAACTACACGTCCTGGCCGGCGACCGCGAAGCACAAGGGACCGGCCATCGTCGACGAGGTCGACTGGAAGTTCCTGCCGGACCCGGTGCAGCGCTACGCCGCCCTGACGACCGGCGAGGCCAACGTCATCTACGACGTTCCAACGGTGAACTGGAAGGCTGCCCAGGCGCAGTTCGGCGTGCAGCAGTACATCACGCCCGGCAAGCCCGTCTCGGTCTATCTCAACACCAGCAGAGGCGTGTTCACCGACAAGCTCGTGCGGCAGGCGTTCGCCTACGGCGCCGACCGCAAGTCCGCGGTGCAGGCCGGGTTCCACGGCGTGATCCCGTACGAGGGCAACCCGTCGGTCAGCCAGGCGACTCCCGGGTACGACGCCGAAACGGCCACGCAGTACGCCTACGACCCGGCGAAGGCCGGGCAGCTGCTGGACCAGGCCGGCTGGACCCAGCGCAACGGCCAGGGCTACCGGACCAAGGACGGCAAGGAGCTCGACGTTACCTTCGCCTACCCGGCGGGCTCGGTGTTCACCAGCGAGGGCGCCACGGTGCTGCAGGACCTGCAGCAGGAGTGGAAGCAGGTCGGGTTCAACGTCAAGCTCGTCCCGGAAACCCAGGCCGAGACGTTCGCCGGCAAGTTCAGCAAGCCGGACAGCTACGACGCCCAGCCCTGGTACTGGACCAGCCCGAGCCCGGCGATCCTCTGGATCGTCTGGCGGCCCAGCACGGCCGACAACCCGAACTACAACAACTCCTCCTTCTACAACAACGACCAGCTGTCGACCGTGATCCAGCAGGGCAACAGCGCGCCCGACACCTCGACCGCCAACGGGTACTACGCCCAGGCCCAGGGGATCATCCAGGACAACGCGGCCGCGGTCGGCCTCTACACCCAGACCACCTCGATCGCGGCCGCGAAGAACCTGCGGGACGTCTGGCTCGAGAAGAGCCAGGGCGAGCCGGTCTTCGAGGACGCCTACTTCACGAAGTGAGGCCGTCGTGACCACTGTCGTGGAAGTCGCGACGGCAGCTCAGTCCCGGAGGCCGTCCGCGCGCTGGAACGCGCGGACGGCCCGCCGGGCCGCGGTCAAGGCCGTGACGGCGGTCGGAGTGCTGGTGGCGGCGGCCTCGGTCACCTTCTTCGCCCAACTGCTGGTGCCGGGCGACCGCGCCACCGCGATCCTCAACCAGCGGAACGGGCGGGCCCAGCGCTGGACGCCGGCCGAACTCGCGCCGATCAACCACAAGCTGGGCTTCGACAAGCCCCTGATCGTCCAGTATCTGCGCTACGTCGGCGGGCTGCTGCACGGTGATCTCGGAACGTCCTACACCCAGTACAGGCCGGTAACCCAGGTCATCAGCGCCGAGCTGATGCCCAGCGTGGTGCTGACCGCCGCCGCGCTGGTCGTGGCGTGGGCGCTCGCCCTCGGGGTCACGCTGCTCACCGTCAAGCGAGGCCGGTTCGTGACGGCGCTCGGCTCGACCTGGGAGGCCTTCACGGCGAGCCTGCCGCCGTACTGGGTCGGCGTCGTCCTGCTGGTCGTGTTCGCCGCGAAGCTGCGGATCTTCCCGGTGATCGGCGGGACGAGCGTGCGGGGAACCATCCTCCCGGTGGTGACGCTGGCCATCCCGCTGGCGGGCTTCCTCGGCCAGGTGACCCGCGACGAGTTCGAGAAGGTGCTCGACCAGCCGTTCATCACCACCGCCAGGACCCGCGGCATGACCGACGCGGGCGTGCGGCTCAAGCACGCGCTGCGGCACTCGGTCATCCCGGGCATCACGCTGTCAGGGTGGGCGCTCGGCGCACTGCTGTCCGGCGCCGTGATCACGGAGAGCGTCTACGGCCGCCCCGGCATCGGCCAGGTCCTCGTCGCCGCCGTCAACAGCCGGGACGTGCCCGTCGTCTCCGGGGTCGTCC contains the following coding sequences:
- a CDS encoding NAD(P)-binding domain-containing protein, translated to MSSISIIGLGGMARAIGARAVEGGNAVEVVGRDAAKAKDLAAALGGGATVGTFGTAPAGDIVILAVPNASAVPVVAQYGNALVGKVIIDITNPINADATGLVSPDGTSAAQEIAKAAPASAHVVKAFNTVFGHVLAPGRPLDVLFAGDDAWAKASVSAFIESLGLRPLDAGGLEMAHWLEGAGLLMISLARHGVGDFNFSLGVSSLS
- a CDS encoding ABC transporter permease; amino-acid sequence: MTTVVEVATAAQSRRPSARWNARTARRAAVKAVTAVGVLVAAASVTFFAQLLVPGDRATAILNQRNGRAQRWTPAELAPINHKLGFDKPLIVQYLRYVGGLLHGDLGTSYTQYRPVTQVISAELMPSVVLTAAALVVAWALALGVTLLTVKRGRFVTALGSTWEAFTASLPPYWVGVVLLVVFAAKLRIFPVIGGTSVRGTILPVVTLAIPLAGFLGQVTRDEFEKVLDQPFITTARTRGMTDAGVRLKHALRHSVIPGITLSGWALGALLSGAVITESVYGRPGIGQVLVAAVNSRDVPVVSGVVLVVAAVYILANLLVDLAYGLVDPRLVAS
- a CDS encoding LysR family transcriptional regulator, coding for MRIEQLEYIAAVTRFGSLRRASEQLHVSQPALSEAISKLERELGVTLLDRRRSGSRISVAGRELLAPIVDVLESVDRLRAAAGDQLATRRLLRIGTVNAGTASLLLPAVRAFQSQHPGSTVEILSLRQDEIETSLADGVLDLGLVNLLDGDDVPPGLEFTHLLSGRPIAVIPAGHSLAQADEVTVDDLRGERFVAMRAGYIMYRFAHRLFGSRLPAEWHSTDGAEMGKMMVAEGIGLTVLPDYSVIGDPLERAGLITARPIADEPTTVTMVALHRRQARVSVVVRDLLAHLLAQARRPATSASV
- a CDS encoding NtaA/DmoA family FMN-dependent monooxygenase (This protein belongs to a clade of FMN-dependent monooxygenases, within a broader family of flavin-dependent oxidoreductases, the luciferase-like monooxygenase (LMM) family, some of whose members use coenzyme F420 rather than FMN.) → MAEKKRLILNLFEMNCVSHITHGLWRLPDNNRERFNDIEYWTELAKLLESGGFDAVFLADVIGTYDVFRGGAGTSVREGLHIPNNDPSLVVPAMAAVTRHLGFGITFSTTYEPPFAWARRLSTLDHLTKGRVGWNIVTSYLPNAARNFGLDGEIDHDTRFEIADEYLDVLYKLWEGSWDDDAIVSDRENGTFADPEKIRPIDHDGKYFKVEGPQLPAPSRQRTPVLFTATASAAGTAFAGKHAELVFTGGPSADFVRTTIENVRAAAVAAGRKADDVRFVAIGAVIVGRTDDEAQAKLAAYERLTSVEGYLAHASLPFDPTAYPPETKIKDVADGDGGIGRWRAFDPEQSVGELLAGFSDIGRGPFFTVGTPEKVADAIESWLDDVGIDGINLLQYHSYDTARDFIELVVPVLRARGRLRASYDEDESLRDRIFGDGDRLPDRHFGARYRGGAHLPITERRAAPTGPTIPTDNSTARKRQR
- a CDS encoding ABC transporter substrate-binding protein, producing MNRIWRARRAALPAASAALLGAVIAGCGGSAATSAGGSPVKGGTIVYGHEQEPPCLAGGWVQQAYLDRNILDSIVTEADDGSIKPWLADSWTISADRLTYTFTLKPGVKFTDGTPLDAQAIADNFAYWEKGGNSTAQVSIDPYFKSATAIDATHLAVTLNKPYLPLLTMLSQAYFGIQSPTALKRGDAVNCDDPIGSGAFKVKEWKHGQEVILVKNPNYTSWPATAKHKGPAIVDEVDWKFLPDPVQRYAALTTGEANVIYDVPTVNWKAAQAQFGVQQYITPGKPVSVYLNTSRGVFTDKLVRQAFAYGADRKSAVQAGFHGVIPYEGNPSVSQATPGYDAETATQYAYDPAKAGQLLDQAGWTQRNGQGYRTKDGKELDVTFAYPAGSVFTSEGATVLQDLQQEWKQVGFNVKLVPETQAETFAGKFSKPDSYDAQPWYWTSPSPAILWIVWRPSTADNPNYNNSSFYNNDQLSTVIQQGNSAPDTSTANGYYAQAQGIIQDNAAAVGLYTQTTSIAAAKNLRDVWLEKSQGEPVFEDAYFTK
- a CDS encoding LysR substrate-binding domain-containing protein, whose product is MDLDLRKLRYFVAVADTLHFGRAADELHIAQPVLSRQIRALEQDLGTPLFTRDSHGVVLTDAGRQLLTDAGPLLASAHAVRRRVTVAARGSQRLTVGFRAGIPVIPAARAFEARHPDVVVDVQRIEWDDQAPMLLDGRIDVGYVRLPIDETGLRVTPLYTEPRVAVLPAGHRLAGKEEITEADLAGEPLVWHADPSTQPTRRPHPNAGYLVRGVDETLEHVAAGRGISFLARSATVFYSHPDVVYVPIPDLAPDQVCLAVAASHISPVVDDFFTAAQATAEITAECGNYEMWQLGSGAVSKNA
- a CDS encoding LLM class flavin-dependent oxidoreductase; translation: MSHAPRPLHFAAFVMNTTGHIIQGTWRRPTARQTDFNSLDHWVDLARTLERGTFDAIFFADVVGLYAPYRGDERKYVEAGLQVPSNDPSVLASAIAYATEHLGIAFTASILQEHPFNFARRISTLDHASKGRIAWNIVTNYLPNASRNFGLEGLTKHDERYAWADEYVDVTYKLWEGSWEDDALIQDRQTGVHADFNKVHKINHRGPRYQVEGPHLTSPSPQRTPLLFQAGASEAGRTFAAKNAEAVFIASPSLDAAARDTADIRARAVTYGRRADDLKFFQGLYVVPAATEEEARRKAAELDEWIDYDAQLAHMSGAVGIDFGFEDLDTPVGELKTEGVQSIVGWIKDLVTDRQPTLRDVAHYTATNSRIVGTPEQIAGQLALWQAAGVDGINLVNAEIPGTYEEFVDHVIPVLRDRGLAQREYADGTLRHKLFSQGNRLPERHPATRYRGAFAPQPA